The following nucleotide sequence is from Triticum dicoccoides isolate Atlit2015 ecotype Zavitan chromosome 7B, WEW_v2.0, whole genome shotgun sequence.
GTCCATATGTTTGTGTCTACTCCATTGCCAATTTTTTTTATCAATCCTTGCTTAAGGACATCCCTTCCCTCTATGATAGCCCGTCATACCGGGCTCGGATGGCTTCCCAATTCAGCCTGGAGTATATCAGAAGACGGCTAGTAAACACTTTTCAGCACTCGAGCAAAGATTTGTCCTCATATTTTATGGAGTGAAAAAGGCCCAGGCAGTTGATTTACAAAGCGTAATGCAGCCCAAGGCCTGCTACTTATGCCCTTACCTATCCCTAAAAAATCCCTGAAAAAGAAAACTTATCGCCAGCCGCTCTGCGACCTTCCTCCGCCTGCTACGCCGGACGCCCACGCCTCCCCTGACCGCTCCGAATCTCAGGCACGCAGCAGCTCGCCATCCCAATTCCCAAATCGCCGACGCCCAAGCGGCTGCTCGTTCGTCCAGGATTTTCCCCTTCCCGCTATCTGAAATTGCAAAATCATCGAGTTTCTACCGAACGCCCGGACCTCACCTGCACGCCCCcggctccagccgcccaaatctcACCTAACCCTCCACCCACCCACCTGCGCCAGCTCTAGAGAAGGAGGCGCCGGTGAGCGCACGATCGATCGAGTCCGTTAGGTGGGGAGCAGCCATGGCGGGGGGCGGTGACAAGCTGATACTGCGGGGGCTGCAGTTCCACGGGTTCCACGGCGTGAAGCAGGAGGAGAAGAAGCTCGGCCAGAAGTTCGTCATTGACGTCGACGCCTGGAtggacctcgccgccgccggggaCTCCGACGACATCTCCCACACCGTCAGCTACAGCGACATCTACAGGTGCACTGCCCCGCCCCCGCCCCGTCTCAGTCTCATCATGGTGCTGTATAATTTCAGTCCACTTTGTCACTGCTCATCGATCGACCTGCTTGGCGTCACGGTACAGTTTAGCAAACCATTCGTATCAGAATCCTGCCATGCGTCCGTTCACAGTGATTCCTTGCAGAACGTTTCGATTGCTATGCACCTCAGAACTAACTCTGCGGTTGTTTTAACAAACCGGGTGTGGGTTTGGTACCCTCGACCTGTAATTAGTCCATTGTATATGTTGCATTTCCAGAGCCAAAATATTATTGGCAACGGACCGTATCGGATGGTATAACTGCGGTGGGAGTCGCCGTCGCCGGAGGGGACGTCGGCGAAGCCGCGCGTGCccaggatggtggcggcggggctctCTCGGTGCTGGCTTCCTCGCATACCAGGGGCGGCAGCTGGCGTCCGGGGCCGTAGCTCGCGGCGAGGGCCTCTCTGTGCCGGCAGGGGGTCGGATCTGGGTCCCTCGCAGCGTGCGTCCTGCCCGTGCCCGCGCTGGTGGAGCTTGAGGTGCATAGGTGGTGCTTCGCTGGCCTGGCTGGATCCGGGCGGATCTGGCCCGTGGTGGTCCGGCTTGGGGAGGTGGTGTTGCTGGGTGGTGGAGGCGGGAGTGGTGGAGGCTGGTGGCGGTGAGTGGTGCTGGTGGTGCGAGGTGGGACTACTGCAGCCGGTTTTGGATCTCCCCCGCCTTTGGTTGGTGCTGTCTGCTGTGGCACTTCGGATCTGGTCTTCGGCAGGTGCACGGTGGCGCGCGTGGGGCGTGTTGGTGCTTCTGATGTTTGGCTGCAGCCCGGAACCATGGTGGTTCCTGGCCTCGGGCAGCACTCCTCTGCTCCTCCCGGCATGGTGCTTGGTTAGGTTCGGCGGCTCGCGCTGCGTCCGGTGGCCCAGCGTTCGGACGGCCATTGGTGGATCCAGTGCCTAGTGTTGATGTTTGGCCGTCTGCGGTCTCCGCGGGGTGCTTCTTCGTCTCGGAGGGGCCCGATGGTGGTGGTGGTCAGCTACCGTCTTGCTGTAGGGATGTGCTCAAACTCCGGGTGAGAACCTTGCATCGACTATGTCGATGTCGGCGGCAATGGTGTCTGCGGACATAGTTTTCCTCGTAGGAGGTGTCGTTGTGGAGCTCCAGCACCTGCAGTACTTTGTTTTGTGGTatccgggtgaaaacctaagaTCCGGCTTGTCAGATCGGATGACGATCTTGTGTCCTTGTCGGCActacctccttggaggcgtcatctTGGAGACCCAAACGACGGCTTCTGTGCCTGCGTGTGGTTGAGGTTGCAgcgtttggtggtggtggtggtgtggccAACTTGGGATCAGTCGGAGGGTCCAATGGTGCTGGTGGTGGTGCGACTGGCTTGGAGTCGACGGTGGTTGTTTGGTGGTGTTCTCTGGGGTTTGGTGGCGGTGGCTTGGGCGCAGCAGGGCGGCCATCTGTTTCCCCCGTGTGAAGGTGTCTcgctatgcatgctcaagactctcCCTTGGCGGCCGATGTGTTGCGGCGAGCATCGTGCTCTTGGTGATGTCTTGGTTCATCTTCGCTATTTGATGGAGCCAGATGCCTCCCCAACTTGTTAATCGTTCCGATCTTCCGTGGCGGGGCACCCAGTCAAGGTTCGTGTTTTTTGCACTCGTTGGTTGTGGATGCTCCTGAGTTGTGCCTTGGGGCTCGGTATGCACGCAATGCGGTGCGTTAGGTTCCTCGCAAAGTCTAAGTATTGTGATCCATTGACAACACCCCACAACTACTTGTATCTTTCATGGTGATGGTCCTTTTAGTTTGTTAGCTAGGTCCCGCCTTGTTGGGTGTCTTGTTCTTCTCTTCTCCTTGTAACCTTGTTGGGTTTTCGGCACGGTTTCCCTTATAAACAGGTCAACTTGTTTAGGTTTTCAATCCGATTTCCTTTATAAACTGGATCACTCTCCTGACATAATGGCCACTTTAAGTAATATATTCAGATGGAGGGACTCCTCCCCtggtgattctcaaaaaaaaaaaagattcaTCTTGTCAGCACAGTGTACAAGCACTGAGTGGATCAACAGTAAGCTAATCCCTTCCTTTTGGCTTTCCTGATACCAAAGTATGTCATCCTGCAGGATAGCCAAGGGTGTAGTAGAAGGTCCGTCGCGTAACCTTTTGGAGTCGGTGGCTCAATCGATTGCCAACACCACGCTGCTCAAGTTCCCTCAGATCTCTGCTGTTCGAGTGAAGGTCGGGAAACCTCATGTCGCGGTGCAAGGCGTCGTGGACTACTTGGGAGTGGAGATACTGAGGCACAGAAATGCATGAGCAGAACTTCATCATATGAGAAAGCCTGACCAAAATGCTCCCTCAGAATCGCAGTTTCTGTGTCTTGTCTATAATTATAAACGTGGTGTTGATTGTGGTCTTACTCTCGGCTGTTGCTGAAATTGCCGCAATCATGGATTTTTTTTATAGTGCTACTAGGTTTTGCGCAGACTGAAATAAAGGTCATCTTGCGAGTTGCGACGTGCATATAGGCTCTGAATTTTTCTAGAGAAAAGGCCATAAGtccatgcatcatcatatataacGCAAAATATCACCATATATCGAGCTCAAACGAAAGGACAGAGACCTGGCCGCTAAACAACACTGTTCTTGCTTGTCTTTGGCCGCTAAACAACTGACTGTTCTTGCTTGTCTTGGGCCTGCTCTAGTTTTGATGCTGCTAACTAAGGATCGAATTTCGTGACTTGATGAAGAGGAAGCCGAGTATCATTGGTCTTGAAGAGTCAGGCCAATCCAACCGCTTGCTCTTGCCCAACTCAGTCTCAGTCATACCATAATGCGCAACAAGAACGGGAAAAGGGACCTAAGGCCATGTTCTAACGTGGGTCTGTATCGGTCTATCAAATGATCCCGACTGCCATGTCCGCCGAGCGGTCTGGACACACCTTTTTCTGTAAACCAGAAGCGAAGTGAGGGGATGGGGACTTTGCGAGAGTCCAGACAGCAGCCACATAGGACTTCAACAACCCGGGCCCATTAAATCCCCCACCCCGGTCTCATTTTCTTCCATTTGTCCCTTCTCCTTTTTGCTTTGCATCCGTACCCTCCTCCTCCAACTCCGTCGCTATACCCCTCTGGCCGCCACACAGGCATTGCCGGACCTTCGCAACCAGCATCGACGCGCCCTCTCACCTTTCACGACGGTGTCGTCTACCTAGGACCCGTCCATAGCCAGGTACACTCCACCCCTTGTCGACGACGTCCATGGCAGACACCATGCCCGGCAGGTATTCGGTCAAAATGTCATTGGGCTTATTTTTTAATGCCATGTCGTTTTTTTAGAGTACAAAGGATGGCGGAGTACTCgaccatggaggatgagttgttgtgtgaTGCGGTGGTTGGCCGTATCCACGGATTTCGTAATCAAGAGCAGAAGGAGGCTCTTCTGGCAACGTGTGCATGATTCGTTTCACACATGAAAGCACATTACGCA
It contains:
- the LOC119338003 gene encoding dihydroneopterin aldolase 1-like, which codes for MAGGGDKLILRGLQFHGFHGVKQEEKKLGQKFVIDVDAWMDLAAAGDSDDISHTVSYSDIYRIAKGVVEGPSRNLLESVAQSIANTTLLKFPQISAVRVKVGKPHVAVQGVVDYLGVEILRHRNA